One stretch of Oncorhynchus keta strain PuntledgeMale-10-30-2019 chromosome 16, Oket_V2, whole genome shotgun sequence DNA includes these proteins:
- the LOC118395418 gene encoding acid ceramidase-like has protein sequence MDKFCCILLVSLSGVSTQFIPPYTEECQTGMYPPKGPTFKGSVTWYTIDLDLPPSERWKLIMTDKKAELVTLIQAIRDLANALVPSGKLIDLVDKDLPLIVNTLPYPFNEEIKGIATTSGVPLGEVVLFNIFYEVFTVCTSLVAEDSNGNLIHGRNMDFGLFMGWDMKNRSWLITEKLKPLVVNIDFQRGNKTVFKSTNFAGYVGMLTGIKPHAFTLTMNERFSLDGGYIGIVEWILGHRDGMWMSFLTRSVLENATSYEEAKNLLAQTKLLAPAYFILGGNQTGQGCVITRSRVLSLDIWEIELKLGRWYVLETNYDHWKEPLFLDNRRTPAMKCMNQTMQANISLKTVYDVLSTKPVLNKLTTYTTLMDVNEGKLESYIRDCPNPCMPW, from the exons ATGGATAAGTTTTGTTGTATTCTCTTGGTGTCGTTATCTGGAGTATCGACACAGTTTATACCACCG TATACCGAAGAATGTCAGACGGGCATGTACCCTCCCAAAGGTCCAAC ATTCAAAGGGTCTGTCACCTGGTACACAATAGACCTGGATTTGCCCCCCAGCGAAAGATGGAAGCTAATCATGACTGACAAAAAAGCTGAG TTGGTCACCTTGATCCAAGCTATCAGGGATTTGGCAAATGCTTTGGTTCCTAGTGGGAAACTGATAGATTTGGTCGACAAGGACTTG CCTTTGATAGTGAATACCCTTCCCTACCCATTCAACGAGGAAATAAAAGGAATCGCGACCACCTCCGGCGTTCCCCTTG GCGAGGTTGTCCTCTTCAACATCTTCTATGAGGTCTTTACGGTGTGCACTTCTCTAGTGGCAGAGGACTCAAATG GTAACCTTATCCATGGGCGGAATATGGACTTTGGACTATTCATGGG GTGGGACATGAAAAACAGGTCCTGGTTAATAACAGAGAAACTCAAGCCTCTGGTGGTCAACATCGACTTCCAGAGAGGCAACAAGACTGTCTTCAAGTCCACTAACTTTGCTGGCTACGTGGGCATGTTGACTGGCATCAAGCCG CATGCTTTCACTCTGACCATGAATGAGCGCTTCAGCCTTGATGGCGGATACATTG GGATCGTGGAGTGGATCCTGGGGCATAGAGATGGGATGTGGATGAGTTTCCTCACTCGTTCCGTCTTAGAGAATGCTACCAG CTACGAGGAGGCAAAGAACCTTCTGGCCCAGACCAAGCTGCTGGCCCCGGCCTACTTCATCCTGGGAGGGAACCAGACGGGCCAGGGCTGTGTCATCACCCGCTCCAGAGTCCTCAGCCTCGACATCTGGGA GATTGAGCTGAAGCTGGGCCGCTGGTACGTTCTGGAAACCAACTACGATCACTGGAAGGAGCCTCTGTTCTTGGACAACCGAAGGACTCCAGCCATGAAGTGTATGAACCAGACCATGCAGGCA AACATCTCACTGAAGACTGTGTATGACGTGCTGTCGACAAAACCAGTCTTGAACAAG TTGACCACATACACCACGTTGATGGATGTGAACGAGGGCAAACTGGAATCCTACATCCGTGACTGCCCCAACCCCTGCATGCCCTGGTGA